A single window of Haemorhous mexicanus isolate bHaeMex1 chromosome 28, bHaeMex1.pri, whole genome shotgun sequence DNA harbors:
- the LOC132339282 gene encoding feather keratin Cos2-2-like, with translation MSCSEKCQQCQPCEPCCQPCGPCPLASSCNECCVRQCQSSHVVIEPPAVLVTLPGPILSSFPQNTAVGSSTSAAVGSILSSEGVPISSGGFDISCITSRCGGSRCCRPC, from the coding sequence ATGTCCTGCTCTGAGAAGTGCCAGCAGTGTCAGCCCTGCGAGccttgctgccagccctgtggcccctgcccgctggccagcagctgcaatgagtgctgtgtcaggcagtgccagagctcccaCGTTGTCATTGAGCCGCCTGCCGTGCTGGTGACCCTGCCCggccccatcctcagctccttcccacagaacaccgccgtgggatcctccacctctgctgctgttggcagcatcctcagctctgagggagtgcccatcagctctgggggctttgaCATCTCCTGCATCACCAGCCGCTGTGGTGGCAGCAGATGCTGTCGTCCCTGCTAA
- the LOC132339281 gene encoding feather keratin Cos2-2-like, which produces MSCCKPCDPCCQPCGPCPLASSCNECCVRQCQSSHVVIEPPAVLVTLPGPILSSSPQNTAVGSSTSAAVGNILSCGGVPISSGGFDISCITNCYGSSCCRPC; this is translated from the coding sequence ATGtcctgctgcaagccctgtgacccttgctgccagccctgtggcccctgcccgctggccagcagctgcaatgagtgctgtgtcaggcagtgccagagctcccaCGTTGTCATTGAGCcgcctgctgtgctggtgaccctgcccggccccatcctcagctcctccccacagaacaccgccgtgggatcctccacctctgctgctgttggcaacATCCTCAGCTGTGGCGGAgtgcccatcagctctgggggctttgaCATCTCCTGCATCACCAACTGCTATGGCAGCAGTTGTTGTCGTCCCTGCTAA